The proteins below are encoded in one region of Calditrichota bacterium:
- the recJ gene encoding single-stranded-DNA-specific exonuclease RecJ, translating to MENSLPRKLWKIKNKDTSRSIIDILLENRNLPTNHMEPFRLTDRMHKPELLPDMEKGVQRILQAINNNEKIVIFGDYDVDGVTSTSLMLFFFKAINYPVQYIVPHREKDGYGLRNSGVDRVNAMAAKLIITVDNGISANDAIDYASSLGIDVVVTDHHLQEGELPNACAVINPNRTDSTYPFKAICGVTVAFKVAWVLGQRLMSEDEYKKFLLSHLDLVAIGTIADVMPIRDENYALVKFGLKVLSNTKKPGLIELKKISGVRTNIITPITVGYFLAPRLNASGRMDDASLSVDLLVEESSMHAKTLAQELDALNKERQMLQRDYLENATKDIKASFEDDQKIIIVENEEWQAGLIGLVSGRLKEEFCCPALAFTRDGDGNFVGSARSIEALHVTEALTVFNQYFLNYGGHHKAAGLTIPAEHFSIFKEEFTSYVNKKLAGADLTPELDIDSVVEIDQINERVADKIQEVGPFGETNPEPVLLLKNGTVRDVRIMSEGRHIKFYIQKANIMFECLWWSGGIYKDSLRLGSNCDVVFRMNINVFQGTPRLQLTVEDVQINN from the coding sequence ATGGAGAATTCCCTACCACGGAAGTTATGGAAGATTAAAAACAAAGACACATCGCGTTCAATTATTGACATTCTCCTGGAAAACAGGAATTTGCCAACAAACCACATGGAGCCCTTCCGCTTAACCGATCGTATGCATAAACCGGAATTGTTGCCGGATATGGAAAAGGGTGTTCAAAGGATTCTTCAGGCAATCAATAATAACGAGAAAATTGTCATTTTTGGCGATTATGATGTTGATGGGGTTACATCAACCTCTTTGATGTTGTTCTTTTTTAAAGCCATAAACTACCCTGTCCAATATATAGTTCCTCATCGTGAAAAAGATGGCTATGGCCTTCGTAACTCTGGCGTGGATCGTGTTAATGCCATGGCCGCCAAGCTAATCATTACTGTAGATAACGGCATAAGCGCAAACGATGCCATCGATTATGCGTCGTCTCTTGGAATTGATGTGGTTGTTACAGACCATCATTTGCAGGAAGGCGAATTGCCCAATGCATGTGCTGTAATTAATCCAAATCGAACTGATTCAACTTATCCTTTTAAAGCAATTTGCGGGGTTACCGTTGCTTTCAAAGTTGCCTGGGTTTTGGGGCAGCGGCTTATGTCAGAAGACGAATACAAAAAATTCCTGCTTTCACATCTCGACCTTGTAGCCATAGGCACCATTGCCGACGTAATGCCAATTCGAGATGAGAATTATGCCCTTGTAAAATTCGGATTAAAGGTACTTTCCAATACAAAGAAACCCGGTTTAATCGAGCTAAAAAAAATCAGTGGAGTTCGCACAAATATCATCACACCAATTACTGTGGGATATTTTTTGGCACCGCGATTAAATGCATCCGGAAGAATGGATGATGCTTCACTTTCTGTCGATCTGCTAGTTGAAGAAAGTTCAATGCACGCCAAAACCCTGGCACAGGAATTAGATGCATTAAACAAAGAACGGCAAATGCTTCAGCGTGATTATCTGGAAAATGCAACTAAAGACATTAAAGCATCTTTTGAAGATGATCAAAAAATAATTATTGTTGAAAATGAAGAGTGGCAGGCAGGTTTGATTGGGCTGGTTTCCGGTCGTTTAAAAGAAGAATTTTGCTGCCCGGCTCTGGCTTTTACTCGCGATGGTGATGGTAACTTTGTTGGTTCTGCAAGAAGTATAGAAGCATTGCATGTAACGGAAGCTTTGACTGTTTTTAACCAATATTTTTTGAATTATGGCGGACATCATAAAGCAGCTGGTTTAACAATCCCTGCGGAACACTTTTCCATTTTCAAAGAAGAATTTACCAGCTATGTAAATAAAAAACTGGCCGGTGCAGATTTGACACCTGAACTTGATATCGATTCTGTAGTAGAAATAGATCAGATCAATGAAAGAGTTGCTGATAAGATTCAGGAAGTGGGTCCATTTGGAGAAACAAATCCTGAGCCTGTATTACTTTTAAAAAATGGTACAGTTCGAGATGTACGTATCATGAGTGAAGGCAGGCATATAAAGTTTTACATTCAAAAAGCAAACATCATGTTTGAGTGTTTGTGGTGGAGTGGGGGAATTTATAAGGATAGTTTAAGGTTGGGTTCTAATTGTGACGTTGTTTTCAGAATGAATATTAATGTATTTCAAGGAACTCCTCGACTACAGCT